The following are encoded in a window of Qipengyuania soli genomic DNA:
- a CDS encoding LacI family DNA-binding transcriptional regulator yields the protein MTSIDVAERAGVSQSTVSRALSGSETITEATRRRVEEAARELGYFVNARAAGLRKGETGTIAIVIIGREGQGAAAINPFYYSMLGSTCAAAAERGYEALVSFQAQPDDFFGHYVARRQADGVVVIGTATNSAAWDYFRECAKETDAIAFWGSPFDDAVWVRSDNREGGRIAVQRLVDSGARNIVFVGDTNSSQRQFRERYEGYAEAVEAAGLPVSEPVVSEGEDRVSQGRSAIAALVDAGTKFDALFFACDAMALGALEELSARGISVPGDVGVVGFDGLGSGEFSSPPLTTVEPDFAAAGKLLVDTALAGEGEKPERRVPVHLVERSSVR from the coding sequence TCAGTCTACGGTCAGCCGGGCGCTCTCCGGGTCGGAGACGATAACCGAGGCAACCCGCCGCCGTGTCGAGGAGGCGGCGCGCGAACTGGGCTATTTCGTCAACGCCCGTGCCGCCGGCCTGCGTAAGGGCGAAACCGGCACGATCGCGATCGTCATCATCGGTCGCGAGGGGCAGGGCGCTGCAGCGATAAATCCGTTCTACTATTCCATGCTCGGCAGCACCTGTGCCGCGGCAGCAGAACGCGGCTACGAAGCGCTGGTGTCGTTCCAGGCGCAACCGGACGACTTCTTCGGCCACTACGTCGCGCGACGCCAGGCCGACGGCGTCGTCGTGATCGGTACGGCGACCAACTCCGCCGCGTGGGACTATTTCCGCGAATGCGCGAAGGAAACCGATGCGATCGCCTTTTGGGGTTCACCTTTCGACGATGCGGTGTGGGTGCGTTCGGACAATCGCGAGGGCGGGCGGATCGCGGTTCAGCGGCTGGTCGACAGCGGCGCGAGGAACATCGTCTTTGTCGGCGACACCAATTCCTCGCAGCGGCAGTTCCGAGAACGTTATGAAGGCTATGCCGAGGCCGTGGAGGCGGCGGGCCTGCCGGTTAGCGAGCCAGTGGTCAGTGAAGGCGAGGACCGTGTGTCGCAAGGGCGCAGCGCGATTGCCGCATTGGTCGATGCCGGGACGAAGTTCGATGCGCTCTTCTTCGCTTGCGATGCCATGGCGCTCGGCGCGCTGGAAGAACTCTCGGCGCGGGGCATCTCCGTGCCCGGCGACGTCGGCGTGGTAGGCTTCGACGGCCTTGGTTCGGGCGAATTCAGCTCGCCGCCACTGACCACCGTCGAGCCGGATTTTGCCGCGGCAGGAAAGCTTCTTGTCGATACGGCACTGGCAGGTGAGGGCGAAAAGCCCGAACGCCGCGTTCCGGTTCATCTCGTGGAGCGTTCGAGCGTCCGCTGA